In Bacteroidia bacterium, one genomic interval encodes:
- a CDS encoding LytTR family DNA-binding domain-containing protein: MKNIKAIVVDDEAFGREQIKSLLKKYFPQIVLVAEAANSTEALKQVYFHKPDLVFLDVEMPGSNGFDLLEKIQEHDFEIIFVTAFDQYALKAIKFSALDYLLKPLRKDEFIHAVQEFLNRQKNAYDRKSVINNLIRNLKSVEEKLFRLAVNTSGKTYFLLPDEIIRCEADGNYTRISCSNKEMILASRTLKEFDDLLNGYNFIRVHRAHLVNKNHIRSFNNENKLVMSDNSAIEVSRRKMGEVRSLFGQ, translated from the coding sequence GTGAAAAATATAAAAGCCATTGTAGTAGATGATGAAGCGTTCGGCAGAGAACAGATAAAGTCATTGTTAAAAAAATACTTTCCTCAAATCGTATTAGTTGCAGAAGCAGCTAACTCAACAGAGGCATTAAAGCAGGTATATTTTCATAAACCGGATTTGGTTTTTTTGGATGTTGAAATGCCCGGTAGCAATGGTTTCGATTTGCTTGAGAAAATTCAGGAACATGATTTTGAAATCATATTTGTAACTGCCTTTGATCAATATGCCCTTAAAGCAATAAAATTTTCGGCATTAGATTATCTGCTTAAGCCGCTGAGAAAAGATGAATTTATACATGCAGTTCAGGAATTTCTTAACAGACAGAAAAATGCATACGACAGAAAATCTGTTATTAATAATCTTATCAGAAATTTAAAATCTGTTGAAGAAAAATTATTTCGTTTGGCAGTAAACACATCAGGTAAAACATATTTTCTTTTGCCTGATGAAATTATCAGATGTGAAGCTGATGGTAATTACACAAGAATTTCCTGTAGCAATAAGGAGATGATACTTGCTTCAAGAACTTTAAAAGAATTTGACGATTTACTCAATGGTTATAATTTCATCAGAGTACACAGGGCGCATCTGGTTAACAAAAACCATATAAGGTCATTTAATAACGAAAACAAATTGGTGATGAGCGATAATTCGGCCATTGAAGTTTCCAGGAGAAAAATGGGAGAAGTACGCAGTTTATTCGGGCAATAG